ACCATCAGCAGCCATAACAATAGATATTTTGTTTTGCGGGAAAACATTTTTAAAGCTACATACAAATCATAAAATCAGTGCCAAACATCATCAAATGATACCATAAAAAAGCCGTAACACTTGGTTACGGCTTCGATATATATCAATGATCTATTTAAGCAAATGGAAATTTTACAATTTTTGCTTTTACGGGAGTATTACGGATCTCAATAAAGATCTCTGTATCTGTTGCTGTGAATGCGGTATTTACATAACCTAATCCAATGGCTTTGTTCAGCGATGGGGCCTGTGTTCCTGAAGTAACTTTTCCGATCGTATTTCCCGAAGCATCTTTGATCAAATAATCGTGACGAGGAATCCCTCTTTCGATCATCTCAAATCCTACAAGTTTACGTGTTACGCCTTCTGCTTTTTGTTTTTCCAAAATAGCCCTGGCTGTAAAGTCTTTGGTGAACTTCGTAATCCATCCTAATCCTCCTTCCAATGGAGATGTTGTATCATCAATATCATTACCATATAAACAATAACCCATCTCTAAACGAAGTGTATCACGGGCTCCCAAACCAATAGGCTTCATACCCTGAGGGCCTCCCGCAGCAAAAATCGCGTCCCAGATTTTATCTGCGGCGCCGTCTACATCTTCAAAGTAGATCTCAACACCACCTGCTCCGGTATAACCTGTTGCACTAACCAGAACATTGTCTACACCTGCAAACTTCCCTTTTGTGAAAGTGTAGTATTTCAGGTTCATGATATCCATATCCGTCAGTGGTTGCAAGATCTTAGTTGCATTGGGACCTTGAATGGCCAACAAGCAAGTCTTGTCACTGATATTGTGCATCTCTACATTCTCGGTATTGAACTTACTGATCCAGTTCCAGTCTTTTTCAATATTCGATGCATTTACGACCAGCATGTATACTTTGTTCTCTTCGATACAGTATACGATCAGATCATCTACGATACCACCTTGCTCATTGGGCAAACAGCTGTACTGTGCTTTTCC
Above is a genomic segment from Sediminibacterium sp. KACHI17 containing:
- the gcvT gene encoding glycine cleavage system aminomethyltransferase GcvT, which produces MKNTPFTQKHIALGAKMAEFAGYNMPISYSGINDEHATVRNNAGVFDVSHMGEFILKGDKALDLIQRVTSNDASKLTNGKAQYSCLPNEQGGIVDDLIVYCIEENKVYMLVVNASNIEKDWNWISKFNTENVEMHNISDKTCLLAIQGPNATKILQPLTDMDIMNLKYYTFTKGKFAGVDNVLVSATGYTGAGGVEIYFEDVDGAADKIWDAIFAAGGPQGMKPIGLGARDTLRLEMGYCLYGNDIDDTTSPLEGGLGWITKFTKDFTARAILEKQKAEGVTRKLVGFEMIERGIPRHDYLIKDASGNTIGKVTSGTQAPSLNKAIGLGYVNTAFTATDTEIFIEIRNTPVKAKIVKFPFA